In Paramisgurnus dabryanus chromosome 14, PD_genome_1.1, whole genome shotgun sequence, one genomic interval encodes:
- the LOC135719374 gene encoding general transcription factor II-I repeat domain-containing protein 2-like, which translates to MAKRKVDFENRGFQNRWETEYMFVEIEGKPVCLVCGGNVAVIKEYNLRRHYETKHQDKCKNMDTKQKLQKVEELKKSLVSQQTMFRKAKSQSEAVVKASFIVAEEIAKSARPFTEGEFLKRCMIKVCDVLCPDKKQAFLNVSLSRNTVADRMCELATDLQEQLIERGKDFIAYSLAVDESTDATDTAQLAIFIRGVDSSLCVTEELLGIKSMHGTTTGKDIFEEVSKCVHDMKLPWDKFTGLTTDGAPAMCGEKCGLVGRMQEKMKRENCTGELTVYHCIIHQEALCGKALKMENVMSVVTQTVNFIRAKGLNHRQFQSFLQEINSELGDVPYHTEVRWLSREKVLNRFFELREEICQFMKSKGKDSTFIQDVKWLHELAFLCDLTKHLTALNLQLQGRDRVVTDMYDAVKSFQTKLRLWEIQMQQGNLCHFPCCQTVINQHSTAVFPTAHFVDKLSTLHIEFTRRFGDFELQKCNLQLFSNPFAVDVEKAPVNIQMELVELQCNSKLKAKYDSVGPTQFPQFIPETMPQLRLHAARMLCMFGSTYLCEQLFSLMKMNKTAHRSRLSDEHLHSTLRVSTAQKLTPNMTKLVAKKRCQTSHKDKMA; encoded by the coding sequence ATGGCCAAACGAAAAGTGGACTTTGAAAACAGGGGCTTTCAAAACCGGTGGGAGACAGAGTATATGTTTGTTGAGATTGAAGGTAAACCTGTGTGCCTCGTTTGCGGAGGTAATGTGGCAGTAATCAAAGAATATAACTTAAGACGGCACTATGAGACAAAACATCAGGACAAGTGCAAAAACATGGACACAAAGCAGAAGCTACAGAAAGTAGAAGAGCTTAAAAAGAGTCTGGTGTCACAGCAGACTATGTTTAGAAAAGCAAAATCACAAAGTGAAGCTGTTGTGAAAGCGAGTTTTATAGTGGCGGAAGAGATCGCTAAATCAGCCCGGCCATTTACCGAAGGAGAGTTTTTGAAGCGCTGCATGATTAAAGTGTGCGACGTCTTGTGTCCAGACAAAAAGCaagcatttttaaatgtaagcCTAAGCAGAAATACCGTTGCTGATCGGATGTGCGAACTTGCCACTGATTTACAAGAACAGTTGATTGAACGAGGAAAAGACTTCATTGCATATTCCCTTGCTGTGGACGAAAGTACGGACGCGACAGACACAGCACAGCTGGCAATCTTTATCCGTGGAGTGGACTCCAGTTTATGCGTTACAGAGGAACTTTTGGGTATTAAGTCAATGCATGGCACAACCACAGGGAAAGACATATTTGAGGAAGTATCTAAGTGTGTACATGACATGAAACTGCCCTGGGACAAATTTACGGGACTGACGACTGATGGGGCACCCGCAATGTGTGGGGAAAAGTGTGGATTAGTGGGAAGGATGCAGGAGAAGATGAAGAGAGAGAACTGCACAGGTGAGCTGACAGTTTATCACTGCATTATACACCAAGAAGCACTGTGTGGTAAAGCCCTTAAAATGGAGAATGTAATGAGTGTTGTGACACAGACTGTTAACTTTATAAGAGCCAAAGGTTTAAATCACCGGCAGTTTCAGTCTTTTCTGCAAGAAATTAATTCTGAACTTGGTGATGTGCCCTATCACACAGAGGTGCGATGGCTAAGTCGAGAAAAAGTGCTTAACAGATTTTTTGAGTTACGTGAGGAAATCTGTCAGTTCATGAAAAGTAAAGGAAAAGACTCCACCTTTATCCAGGATGTAAAGTGGTTGCATGAGTTGGCATTTCTGTGCGACTTGACTAAGCATCTTACTGCACTAAACCTCCAGCTGCAGGGGCGGGACCGTGTGGTCACAGACATGTATGATGCAGTGAAATCTTTTCAAACCAAGCTGCGCCTGTGGGAGATTCAGATGCAGCAAGGAAACTTGTGTCACTTTCCATGTTGCCAAACAGTCATAAACCAACACTCCACTGCTGTGTTCCCCACAGCACATTTTGTTGATAAACTGAGCACACTTCACATTGAGTTTACACGACGCTTTGGCGACTTTGAATTGCAGAAATGTAATTTACAACTGTTTAGTAATCCATTTGCAGTTGATGTGGAAAAAGCACCTGTAAACATTCAGATGGAGCTGGTAGAACTCCAGTGTAATAGCAAGCTCAAGGCAAAGTATGATTCTGTGGGGCCCACACAGTTTCCCCAATTCATCCCTGAAACAATGCCTCAACTTCGCCTACATGCCGCTCGAATGCTCTGCATGTTTGGTAGTACATACCTTTGTGAGCAACTTTTTTCTCTGATGAAGATGAACAAAACGGCACACAGAAGTCGTCTCAGTGATGAACACCTCCACTCCACCTTGAGAGTTTCCACAGCTCAGAAACTAACACCAAACATGACTAAACTTGTAGCAAAAAAAAGATGCCAAACATCCCACAAGGACAAAATGGCATAA
- the LOC135719375 gene encoding uncharacterized protein encodes MNLSASNNQELTNQRQEPPRACGLRPEKHLQMEPRFRRRADGSLNLSDTLEAAKVKEANKGKPYTRPLSPEAVLDKAKKSLSQHHGDPANRKHLLGFFEIQFGIFRGQTFRWVAENAQGYAAYLVVSMKRDPTGGSKDSQEHAHNKGSFREYIELFPSGKIAIAMKEEQNDAKASKHDAPTQHAAPTQHAAPTQHAAPTQHAATTHASTASLRSLLVGKLPDQRTLTKTIKRMVSPIKTTPSLAQARARPSATLTHPTVSIEGATGPTATLTDPTVSIEATAGPSATLTHPSVSTEIDDSTLLAEATMFEEAHVASGWIHTLPEVDQRWISKALFRWAAPGRPELIYNRVDKLWWYPPPVPLKTSSAPSLENYFGHPLLLWMPRKLWQLKLTCPHPDCQKDLLTSAGLHQKIRVVIALNSVYFVASEYLACRRCKRKVISWSHDIVSQLDIGHRVQFPCILTSKLACDIQVVCLMRQRGLGNSSSQIQRKLQERHAEVWLQKTVQYLTDCKGIASAVTSSLILPVTFEPLPPMPSVPKHRWLMQVYAQDVLQRLDEIKAAITSQYGRILKMDSTKKVARKLAGPSYGTAAWATNVGNEHGQVIMSVLTASEGFGLGPMIEGLIRRYRVAGLAPPEVLYVDRDCCGNTLLRRMFEEWEQMTIRLDIWHFMRRFSVGCTTDCHPLYATFMSRLSHCIFMWDQDDLTALKMTKRAELEADWRPSSEADVLRRISRSELALHCRRTTRGTKETLTMIESLIQAFEGDAGRDTLGVPLINSARMSEIIKSQRKHVACIQDPQGVQLYMQTGTLMKGGHRLPTYRCARGSTSLESFHLHLNRFIPGTLASDTFFQAYLLDGLARWNEDRAVAATTDEQQPHSYSHLLRHAANILSEEVMAMKISPYVGPRKYTGELIGVEYLYQQTGKVLQDYRLAIEESETTEVAIEVEETYDELEEFQDITVPTFDTERIPSAASQASVSAASSSTPPATRPKSSLYVSPVRSPVTSSTSSLSVVPPVPVTSSVSSSLHTQPALSPGAHSSPGNQGSTETDLPTSEENPLHDDCVGPDNIEGYGAVQDLAEYLFNLREHRLALTGEESDQIINLWQALGEFDKKKTTYSPRHQTNLKQGRFRASKKNVAPGVESTRRCFVGNRSPAQRPDCNRVVEGIFIRLCALYQNAVRDNGERVTRFTMIARVYRHIRECILTNDRVMRETTIQLPQMNAKTISDWFSKRDKSQDVGVTKQGINFPDAPMAGPEKLPAALQKGPNLFPGSLAEPHLFVLPRNTAGEAKLKRRSQPPAISQAPPSHQRLPIIAPAIPVSLPFILPSLQLPTVVDTSSSVPGTSQVVFFNVPLPSAMPPSAQTQTSSQAVPYSTQQYRKRKQMREDTGTVTRKYVRKTDVILCRKCNKERKPPSHLQYFGNWYCKETETQSYAEWRAVLEGRASRCFVGNRSPAQRPDCNRVVEGIFIRLCALYQNTVRVNGERVTRFTMIARVYRHIRECILTNDRVMRETTIQLPQMNAKTISDWFSKRDKSQDVGVTKQGINFPDAPMAGPEKLPAALQKGPNLFPGSLAEPHLFVLPRNTAGEAKLKRRSQPPAISQAPPSHQRLPIIAPAIPVSLPFILPSLQLPTVVDTSSSVPGTSQVVFFNVPLPSAMPPSAQTQTSSQAVPYSTQQYRKRKQMREDTGTVTRKYVRKTDVILCRKCNKERKPPSHLQYFGNWYCKETETQSYAEWRAVLEGRG; translated from the exons ATGAACCTGTCTGCTAGTAACAACCAAGAATTGACCAATCAACGTCAAGAGCCCCCCAGAGCTTGCGGATTACGACCGGAGAAACATCTTCAG ATGGAGCCTCGCTTCAGGAGACGGGCTGATGGCAGCCTGAATCTTTCGGACACACTGGAAGCAGCAAAGGTGAAGGAAGCCAACAAAGGAAAGCCTTACACAAGACCCCTGTCCCCGGAGGCTGTGCTGGACAAGGCCAAGAAAAGCTTAAGTCAGCACCATGGAGATCCAGCTAACAGAAAGCACCTGCTTGGTTTCTTTGAAATCCAGTTTGGTATCTTTCGTGGGCAAACATTCAGGTGGGTTGCAGAAAATGCACAAGGGTATGCTGCTTACCTGGTTGTATCTATGAAGAGGGACCCCACAGGAGGCAGCAAAGACTCTCAAGAACATGCCCACAACAAGGGGAGTTTCAGGGAGTATATTGAGCTCTTTCCTTCTGGCAAAATTGCCATTGCTATGAAGGAAGAGCAAAATGATGCAAAAGCTTCCAAGCACGATGCCCCTACTCAGCACGCTGCACCCACCCAGCACGCTGCACCCACCCAGCACGCTGCACCCACCCAGCACGCTGCCACCACCCATGCTTCCACTGCCTCTCTACGCTCCCTCTTGGTTGGGAAGTTGCCTGACCAAAGAACCCtgaccaagaccataaaaagGATGGTTTCCCCCATCAAAACCACACCTT ctTTGGCCCAGGCACGTGCACGACCCTCTGCCACCCTCACCCATCCAACTGTGTCCATTGAGGGAGCCACAGGGCCCACAGCCACCCTCACCGACCCGACTGTGTCCATTGAAGCCACCGCAGGGCCCTCAGCCACCCTAACCCACCCCTCTGTGTCCACTGAGATAGATGACAGCACACTGCTGGCAGAGGCAACTATGTTTGAGGAGGCACATGTGGCAT CTGGATGGATACACACCCTGCCTGAAGTAGACCAAAGGTGGATATCCAAGGCACTGTTCAGGTGGGCTGCACCAGGCCGTCCTGAGCTGATCTATAACAGGGTGGACAAACTTTGGTGGTATCCTCCACCGGTACCACTGAAGACCAGTAGTGCTCCTTCCTTGGAGAATTACTTTGGCCATCCTCTGCTGCTCTGGATGCCACGAAAGCTGTGGCAATTGAAGCTGACCTGTCCACATCCAGACTGTCAGAAAGACCTTCTGACCTCAGCTGGCCTGCATCAAAAGATCAGGGTCGTGATTGCTTTAAATAGTGTGTACTTTGTGGCATCTGAGTACCTGGCCTGCCGAAGATGTAAGAGAAAGGTCATCAGCTGGAGCCATGATATCGTCTCCCAACTCGACATTGGCCACAGAGTGCAGTTCCCCTGCATTCTAACCTCAAAACTTGCATGTGACATTCAGGTAGTATGTTTAATGCGTCAACGAGGCCTGGGAAACAGCAGCAGCCAGATCCAGCGCAAGCTGCAGGAGCGTCATGCTGAGGTCTGGTTGCAAAAAACAGTCCAATATCTTACAGATTGCAAGGGGATTGCCAGTGCTGTCACATCAAGCTTGATACTGCCTGTGACATTTGAACCGCTTCCTCCAATGCCTTCTGTCCCTAAGCACCGGTGGCTGATGCAGGTCTATGCCCAGGATGTCCTGCAACGGCTGGATGAGATCAAGGCCGCTATAACATCACAATATGGTCGGATCTTAAAAATGGATTCCACAAAAAAAGTAGCCAGAAAACTAGCAGGACCCAGCTATGGCACCGCTGCCTGGGCAACCAATGTTGGAAATGAGCATGGACAGGTGATCATGTCCGTGCTCACAGCAAGTGAGGGTTTTGGTCTTGGGCCAATGATTGAAGGCCTCATTCGGAGATACAGAGTGGCTGGGTTAGCTCCTCCCGAGGTACTGTATGTGGACCGAGACTGCTGTGGCAACACTCTTCTGAGGAGGATGTTTGAAGAGTGGGAGCAAATGACCATCCGGTTGGATATATGGCACTTTATGCGGAGATTTTCTGTGGGTTGCACCACCGACTGTCACCCGTTATATGCCACATTTATGAGTCGCCTCAGCCACTGTATTTTCATGTGGGACCAGGACGACCTGACGGCCCTGAAGATGACAAAGCGTGCAGAGCTAGAAGCTGACTGGAGACCATCATCTGAAGCTGATGTACTGCGCCGTATCAGCCGTAGCGAGCTAGCCCTACATTGCAGGAGAACCACTCGTGGGACCAAGGAGACCCTGACGATGATTGAGAGCCTCATTCAGGCCTTTGAAGGAGATGCTGGTCGTGACACTCTGGGAGTCCCTTTAATAAACTCAGCCCGGATGAGTGAGATCATAAAGTCCCAGCGAAAGCATGTGGCCTGCATCCAGGATCCTCAAGGTGTGCAGCTCTACATGCAGACGGGCACTTTAATGAAGGGAGGGCATCGTCTGCCAACTTACCGCTGTGCCAGAGGTTCTACTTCGCTGGAGTCTTTTCATCTGCACCTCAACAGATTCATCCCAG gCACGCTGGCAAGTGACACCTTTTTTCAGGCGTATCTTTTGGATGGACTTGCAAGGTGGAATGAGGACCGGGCTGTGGCAGCAACGACTGATGAGCAGCAGCCACATTCCTATAGTCATCTTCTCCGTCATGCTGCCAATATTCTTTCAGAGGAGGTCATGGCCATGAAAATCAGCCCTTATGTTGGGCCAAGAAAGTACACTG gtgaACTTATCGGAGTAGAGTATCTTTACCAGCAAACTGGTAAAGTTCTGCAGGACTACAGGTTGGCCATTGAAGAGTCTGAGACCACTGAGGTTGCTATAGAGGTGGAGGAAACTTATGATGAACTTGAGGAGTTTCAAGACATCACTGTCCCCACCTTTGACACAGAGCGGATACCTTCTGCTGCTTCACAAGCATCAGTGTCTGCAGCATCATCTTCAACCCCTCCGGCAACCAGACCCAAGTCATCACTGTATGTGTCACCAGTGAGATCTCCTGTCACCAGCTCTACGTCATCACTGTCTGTGGTCCCTCCAGTACCAGTCACATCTTCTGTTTCCAGCTCACTGCACACTCAGCCAGCACTATCTCCTGGCGCACATAGCT CCCCAGGTAACCAAGGGTCCACAGAAACTGACCTTCCAACATCTGAAGAGAACCCTTTGCATGAT GATTGTGTTGGACCCGATAATATTGAAGGTTATGGAGCTGTGCAGGACTTGGCAGAGTATTTGTTCAACCTTAGAGAACACCGTCTGGCCTTAACTGGAGAAGAGTCTGATCAAATCATCAACCTATGGCAGGCATTGGGGGAGTTTGATAAGAAAAAGACCACTTACTCGCCACGTCACCAAACCAACCTAAAACAGGGACGATTCAGGGCCAGTAAGAAGAATGTGGCACCAGGTGTGGAGAGCACCAGAAG GTGTTTCGTTGGGAATCGTAGTCCTGCACAGAGGCCTGACTGCAACAGAGTGGTGGAGGGCATCTTCATAAGGCTCTGTGCTCTCTACCAAAACGCGGTGCGTGATAATGGAGAGAGGGTCACCCGCTTCACAATGATTGCACGGGTCTACAGACATATCCGAGAGTGCATCCTCACCAATGATAGGGTGATGAGAGAAACCACCATCCAGCTTCCACAGATGAACGCTAAAACAATCTCAGACTG GTTCTCCAAGCGTGACAAGTCACAGGATGTGGGGGTTACAAAGCAGGGTATCAATTTCCCAGATGCACCCATGGCTGGACCTGAGAAGCTTCCTGCGGCTTTGCAGAAAGGGCCGAACCTATTTCCAGGGAGCTTGGCTGAGCCTCACCTTTTTGTCCTGCCAAGAAACACTGCTGGGGAGGCAAAACTCAAGAGGAGGTCACAACCTCCAGCCATCTCCCAGGCACCACCATCACATCAAAGACTCCCTATCATTGCACCAGCAATACCCGTCTCTCTGCCTTTCATTTTGCCCTCCCTGCAGCTTCCGACAGTTGTAGATACATCATCTTCAGTGCCTGGAACTTCACAGGTGGTGTTCTTTAACGTACCTTTACCTTCTGCTATGCCACCATCAGCTCAGACACAAACATCCAGTCAAGCTGTACCTTACTCCACTCAGCAGTACAGGAAGAGAAAACAGATGAGGGAGGACACTGGAACTGTCACACGCAAATATGTGAGGAAGACAGATGTTATTCTTTGTAGAAAGTGCAACAAAGAGAGAAAGCCACCATCACATCTTCAGTACTTTGGCAACTGGTACTGCAAAGAGACTGAGACTCAGTCATATGCTGAATGGAGGGCTGTGCTGGAGGGACGTG CGTCCAG ATGTTTCGTTGGGAATCGTAGTCCTGCACAGAGGCCTGACTGCAACAGAGTGGTGGAGGGCATCTTCATAAGGCTCTGTGCTCTCTACCAAAACACGGTGCGTGTTAATGGAGAGAGGGTCACCCGCTTCACAATGATTGCACGGGTCTACAGACATATCCGAGAGTGCATCCTCACCAATGATAGGGTGATGAGAGAAACCACCATCCAGCTTCCACAGATGAACGCTAAAACAATCTCAGACTG GTTCTCCAAGCGTGACAAGTCACAGGATGTGGGGGTTACAAAGCAGGGTATCAATTTCCCAGATGCACCCATGGCTGGACCTGAGAAGCTTCCTGCGGCTTTGCAGAAAGGGCCGAACCTATTTCCAGGGAGCTTGGCTGAGCCTCACCTTTTTGTCCTGCCAAGAAACACTGCTGGGGAGGCAAAACTCAAGAGGAGGTCACAACCTCCAGCCATCTCCCAGGCACCACCATCACATCAAAGACTCCCTATCATTGCACCAGCAATACCCGTCTCTCTGCCTTTCATTTTGCCCTCCCTGCAGCTTCCGACAGTTGTAGATACATCATCTTCAGTGCCTGGAACTTCACAGGTGGTGTTCTTTAACGTACCTTTACCTTCTGCTATGCCACCATCAGCTCAGACACAAACATCCAGTCAAGCTGTACCTTACTCCACTCAGCAGTACAGGAAGAGAAAACAGATGAGGGAGGACACTGGAACTGTCACACGCAAATATGTGAGGAAGACAGATGTTATTCTTTGTAGAAAGTGCAACAAAGAGAGAAAGCCACCATCACATCTTCAGTACTTTGGCAACTGGTACTGCAAAGAGACTGAGACTCAGTCATATGCTGAATGGAGGGCTGTGCTGGAGGGACGTG GATGA